A region from the Microbacterium lacus genome encodes:
- a CDS encoding helix-turn-helix domain-containing protein — MSSLHDERVERSSFGLACWSGDAGGMTLAHRHDDLEFNLADTDLEYVIDGRPHVLRAGTVAVFWAARPHRLLEAPTARTVTWLTVPLGQALAWRLPKAFMARMLRGEVLGTPAAGGIRLDDLVSRWQDELTPGGDAVRIARTEIEAFALRVAHASGALHADARPDASGPGAAGAMAAFISEEYARDISVADVAAHVHLNPQYAMTVFRQALGITIGDYLAHCRVAAAQQLLLESDMAVAEVGYAAGFRSQSQFYDRFARWCAQSPAAYRRSLRPA, encoded by the coding sequence ATGAGTTCCTTGCACGATGAACGTGTCGAGCGCTCCTCCTTCGGCCTCGCGTGCTGGTCGGGCGACGCGGGCGGCATGACACTCGCGCACCGACACGACGACCTCGAGTTCAATCTCGCCGACACCGACCTCGAATACGTGATCGACGGCCGTCCCCATGTGCTGCGTGCCGGCACCGTCGCCGTGTTCTGGGCGGCACGTCCGCACCGGCTGCTCGAGGCCCCGACCGCCCGCACCGTCACCTGGCTCACGGTGCCGCTCGGCCAGGCGCTCGCGTGGCGGCTGCCGAAGGCCTTCATGGCGCGGATGCTGCGCGGCGAGGTCCTCGGAACACCTGCCGCCGGCGGCATCCGTCTGGATGACCTCGTCTCGCGGTGGCAGGACGAGCTCACTCCGGGCGGCGACGCCGTGCGGATCGCCCGCACGGAGATCGAGGCGTTCGCGCTGCGGGTCGCGCATGCGAGCGGTGCTCTGCATGCGGACGCCCGGCCGGACGCGTCCGGCCCGGGGGCGGCAGGAGCGATGGCGGCATTCATCTCGGAGGAGTACGCGCGCGACATCTCCGTCGCCGACGTCGCGGCCCACGTGCATCTGAACCCGCAGTACGCGATGACCGTGTTCCGCCAGGCACTCGGGATCACGATCGGGGACTATCTCGCGCACTGTCGCGTCGCCGCCGCGCAGCAGCTCCTGCTCGAGTCGGACATGGCGGTCGCCGAGGTCGGCTACGCCGCAGGGTTCCGCTCGCAGAGCCAGTTCTACGACCGCTTCGCGCGCTGGTGCGCTCAGTCGCCCGCCGCCTACCGCCGCTCCCTGCGCCCGGCCTGA
- a CDS encoding LacI family DNA-binding transcriptional regulator, with the protein MSTTSGRPRRATVHDVAVVAGVSRGTISRYVNGDPYVSASAREAIEAAIAEVGYVPNTAARHLVMQRTESVAFIVHEPHSLFVEDPNIGGILLGANAALSEADHQMAVLIVDSERDTDRVARYLSGGSVDGAIIVSARANDPVARVVEKLKIPAAFVGHPPGASSAAFVVIDNRGSARAITSRLLETGRRRVGMIAAALDRDSGSDRLAGFTDALGDRFDPGLIEPVPLYSYSAGRDGMTALLERAPDIDGVFAASDAVAAGAMEALRAAGRRVPIDVGVVGFDDSAWARRTLPALSTVRQPAEGLGRQAAALVLAQLRGEAAPGEMLLDCEIVWRESA; encoded by the coding sequence GTGTCGACCACATCCGGGCGCCCGCGCCGTGCCACCGTGCACGATGTCGCCGTCGTCGCGGGCGTCTCGCGGGGCACGATCAGCCGGTACGTCAACGGGGATCCGTATGTGTCGGCATCCGCCCGCGAGGCGATCGAGGCGGCGATCGCCGAAGTCGGCTATGTCCCGAACACCGCCGCCCGGCACCTGGTGATGCAGCGCACCGAGTCCGTCGCGTTCATCGTCCACGAGCCGCACTCGCTGTTCGTGGAGGACCCCAACATCGGCGGCATCCTGCTCGGGGCCAACGCGGCGCTCTCCGAGGCGGACCACCAGATGGCGGTCCTCATCGTGGACTCCGAGCGCGACACCGACCGCGTCGCACGGTACCTCTCCGGCGGCTCCGTCGACGGCGCGATCATCGTCTCGGCCCGTGCGAACGACCCGGTCGCCCGCGTCGTGGAGAAGCTCAAGATCCCGGCCGCGTTCGTCGGACACCCGCCCGGGGCCTCCTCCGCCGCCTTCGTCGTGATCGACAACCGCGGCTCCGCGCGCGCGATCACCTCGCGCCTGCTCGAGACCGGCCGCCGACGCGTCGGGATGATCGCGGCGGCGCTGGACCGCGACTCCGGCTCGGACCGCCTCGCCGGGTTCACGGACGCCCTCGGCGACCGGTTCGACCCCGGCCTGATCGAGCCGGTGCCGCTGTACTCGTACTCCGCGGGCCGAGACGGGATGACGGCACTGCTGGAGCGCGCCCCGGACATCGACGGGGTGTTCGCGGCATCCGACGCCGTCGCCGCCGGCGCCATGGAAGCCCTGCGCGCCGCGGGTCGACGCGTGCCGATCGATGTGGGCGTGGTCGGCTTCGACGACAGCGCCTGGGCGCGTCGCACGCTCCCCGCACTGTCCACCGTCCGCCAGCCCGCCGAGGGCCTGGGCCGGCAGGCCGCGGCCCTCGTCCTCGCGCAGCTGCGGGGCGAGGCGGCGCCGGGAGAGATGCTCCTGGACTGCGAAATCGTCTGGCGCGAGTCCGCCTGA
- a CDS encoding phospholipase: MIHDTSSRRARRARRSPLSHRPALIAAALGVVVMTGFGSSGAAFAATGPDVAAAVTTAGDTIRQISAEARSTLDLAKATDAAASALSDEAANSGLDLGSAPTTIDTSDLRAQIERLSAVDVVPALLLPGATDDTAAAIERVQHKVSDLRDRLDAAQAQKAAEEAAAAAQKAAEEAAAKAQAEAEAAAAALAAANTPEGAQATARQMAADRYGWGEDQFSCLMSLWNKESSWNYQAYNDSSGATGIPQALPGDKMATAGSDWQTNAATQIAWGLGYIEAAYGTPCSAWGHSQATDWY; this comes from the coding sequence GTGATTCACGACACCTCTTCTCGGCGTGCCCGCCGCGCCCGTCGCTCCCCGCTTTCGCATCGTCCCGCCCTGATCGCCGCCGCGCTCGGCGTTGTCGTCATGACCGGCTTCGGCTCCTCCGGGGCCGCGTTCGCCGCCACCGGACCCGATGTGGCCGCAGCGGTCACGACCGCGGGCGACACGATCCGCCAGATCTCGGCCGAAGCGCGGTCGACGCTCGATCTGGCGAAGGCGACGGATGCCGCCGCCTCGGCTCTGAGCGACGAAGCGGCGAACTCGGGCCTGGACCTCGGATCCGCGCCGACCACGATCGACACGAGCGACCTGCGCGCGCAGATCGAGCGCCTGAGCGCCGTGGATGTCGTGCCCGCTCTGCTCCTCCCCGGTGCCACGGATGACACCGCCGCCGCGATCGAGCGCGTGCAGCACAAGGTGTCCGACCTCCGCGACCGTCTGGATGCCGCGCAGGCGCAGAAGGCGGCCGAAGAGGCCGCGGCAGCCGCGCAGAAGGCTGCCGAGGAGGCCGCGGCGAAGGCCCAGGCGGAGGCCGAAGCCGCTGCGGCCGCGCTCGCTGCGGCGAACACGCCCGAGGGCGCGCAGGCGACCGCCCGTCAGATGGCGGCCGACCGCTACGGCTGGGGCGAGGACCAGTTCTCGTGCCTGATGTCGCTGTGGAACAAGGAGTCCAGCTGGAACTACCAGGCGTACAACGACTCCAGCGGCGCGACCGGCATCCCCCAGGCGCTTCCCGGCGACAAGATGGCGACCGCCGGTTCGGACTGGCAGACGAACGCCGCGACCCAGATCGCCTGGGGACTCGGCTACATCGAAGCCGCGTACGGCACGCCGTGCAGCGCGTGGGGCCACTCGCAGGCGACAGACTGGTACTGA
- a CDS encoding phytanoyl-CoA dioxygenase family protein: MTTALATPSATRREYHLTDEEVARFDREGYLVLKNRIPAPLLERLQSAAVGWIADGRDVTEDDPAAVDYHYAVRGGERRMFRVDYLHGKGRSASLELLGSPAVLGIAESLAGADFVPTYESLVFKDAGDGAAIDWHQDAVHPRTHRIFNIDVYLDASRAGEGALRVAPGSHLAPVDVCQLQEEYGWDAPGVIQVELEPGDVLVHDVMIVHGSEAVQGNRLRRTIYYEFRSARQIAAEGPWDAEWVDRRLRLVPVALRERARREPTEEPFAWNVPAEIAPLASDDDEAELRIAHGVHSPGSYCSAGNVPF; encoded by the coding sequence ATGACCACCGCCCTGGCCACGCCGAGCGCCACACGGCGCGAGTACCACCTCACCGACGAGGAGGTCGCCCGCTTCGACCGCGAGGGCTATCTCGTCCTGAAGAACCGCATCCCCGCCCCCCTGCTCGAGCGGTTGCAGTCTGCCGCCGTCGGGTGGATCGCGGACGGGCGCGACGTCACGGAAGACGACCCGGCCGCGGTCGACTACCACTATGCGGTCCGCGGCGGCGAGCGCCGGATGTTCCGCGTGGACTACCTGCACGGCAAGGGGCGGTCGGCGTCTCTCGAGCTGCTCGGCAGCCCCGCGGTGCTCGGGATCGCCGAGAGCCTCGCCGGGGCCGACTTCGTGCCGACCTACGAGTCGCTCGTCTTCAAGGACGCCGGTGACGGCGCCGCGATCGACTGGCACCAGGACGCCGTGCACCCCCGGACCCACCGCATCTTCAACATCGACGTGTACCTCGACGCCTCGCGTGCAGGAGAAGGCGCATTGCGTGTCGCGCCCGGCTCGCACCTCGCGCCGGTCGATGTCTGCCAGCTGCAGGAGGAGTACGGGTGGGACGCCCCCGGCGTCATCCAGGTCGAGCTCGAACCCGGTGACGTCCTGGTCCACGACGTGATGATCGTCCACGGCAGCGAGGCCGTGCAGGGCAATCGCCTGCGTCGCACGATCTACTACGAGTTCCGTTCGGCGCGCCAGATCGCGGCGGAGGGCCCGTGGGATGCCGAGTGGGTCGACCGCCGTCTGCGGCTGGTGCCCGTCGCCCTGCGCGAGCGCGCGCGACGCGAGCCGACGGAGGAGCCCTTCGCCTGGAACGTCCCCGCGGAGATCGCGCCGCTCGCGAGCGACGACGACGAGGCCGAACTGCGCATCGCGCACGGGGTGCACTCCCCCGGCTCGTACTGCAGCGCCGGCAACGTCCCGTTCTGA